A genomic window from Salvia hispanica cultivar TCC Black 2014 chromosome 5, UniMelb_Shisp_WGS_1.0, whole genome shotgun sequence includes:
- the LOC125188683 gene encoding xyloglucan endotransglucosylase protein 1-like, translating into MDSSIRATKSLYVLVATAFLLVSAASAGNFYQDVSVTFGGPRTRIFNGGQLLTLSLDNVTGCGFESKNQYLYARFDVQLKLIPGDSAGTVTTFYLSSLGPNHDEIDFEFLGNSSGQPYTIHTNVYAQGVGNREQQFRPWYDPTNAFHTYTILWNPQRIIFMVDNMPIRVFNNYAARGVPFPTSQPMKLYASLWNADDWATQGGRVKTDWTKAPFTASYQNYNAVGCVVGPSGNSCNGNLTGQPWQTQGLDANGRNRIRWIQDKYMIYNYCSDVKRFPQGRPRECRLARF; encoded by the exons ATGGATTCTTCTATTAGGGCTACAAAATCCCTCTATGTTTTAGTAGCCACCGCATTCCTCCTCGTCTCCGCCGCGTCGGCCGGGAATTTCTACCAAGACGTCAGCGTAACGTTTGGCGGCCCCCGTACTCGGATATTCAATGGCGGGCAGCTTCTCACGCTCTCGCTCGATAACGTCACCGGCTGCGGCTTCGAGTCCAAAAACCAATACTTATACGCTAGGTTCGACGTGCAGCTCAAGCTCATCCCCGGAGACTCGGCCGGGACCGTGACCACTTTTTAC TTGTCGTCCCTTGGCCCGAATCACGACGAGATCGATTTCGAGTTTTTGGGAAATTCGTCGGGGCAGCCGTATACCATCCACACCAATGTTTACGCCCAAGGAGTGGGCAATAGGGAGCAACAATTCCGCCCTTGGTACGACCCAACTAATGCGTTCCACACGTACACTATTCTGTGGAACCCACAACGGATAAT TTTCATGGTGGATAATATGCCAATTAGAGTTTTCAACAACTACGCGGCGCGTGGGGTTCCGTTCCCCACGAGCCAGCCAATGAAGTTGTACGCCAGCCTTTGGAACGCGGACGACTGGGCGACACAGGGCGGCAGGGTGAAGACGGATTGGACCAAGGCGCCCTTCACGGCCTCGTACCAAAACTACAACGCGGTCGGGTGTGTGGTCGGCCCCTCTGGCAATTCGTGCAATGGGAACTTGACCGGGCAGCCATGGCAGACGCAGGGGCTTGATGCAAATGGGAGGAACCGAATTCGATGGATCCAAGACAAGTATATGATCTATAACTATTGCTCCGATGTTAAAAGGTTTCCCCAAGGGCGTCCGAGGGAATGCAGGTTGGCGAGGTTTTAG